The DNA sequence GCGCCGGCCGTCTCGGCCAGGCGGCCGGAGGTGGCGTGCAGCACCAACGGGCCGGGCGCGGCGGCCAGCGCCGCCCAGTCCACCTCGCCGCGCACGTCGAACTCGGTGTGCGCGGAACCGATGGGCATGCCGGCGTAGGCGGGCACCGCGCTGCCGACGGGCACGCCCGGCACCACCTCGAAATGCACCTGGGTGCGGGCGATCGCGGTGATCTCGGCGATCACCGAATCGGTCGTCATCGGGTCGCCGGAGACCAGGCGGACCACGTCGTGGCCCAGCTTGGCCTCGGTGACGAGCGCCTTGGCCACGTCCGCGGGGTCGCCCAGGGCGGGACGCACGTCTGGGCCGCCCTCGCCCGTCTCCTCGTCCACCGTGAGCGTGGTGCCGATGAAGGACACCACGCCCTCGTCGACGTCGGCGTCGGTGTACGCGACGGTGGCGGCGCCGAGGACCTCGCGGGCCCGCAGCGTCAGCAGGGCCGGATCGCTCGGACCGGCCCCCACGATCAGAATCCGTCCGGGGGTGGTCTTGCGTGCGCGGCTCATCGTTCGATCTCCAGAGTGAGTGCGAGGGTCATTACGTGGTCTGATGCGGTGCAGGGCCGCGGTCTGCGCGGCGCGGCCGGCGCTGTGGGCCCCCGCGCTCCGTGGGCGGTCATCCGGGCACCCCCGCCCCCGGCGCCCCGCCCGGCCTGTCGGCCATGAGGTCGGCGGCGCCCATCTCCAGCAGCTCGTCCGCCACGCCGAGCCCCAGCGACTCCGCGTCGGCGACCGGCCCCACCCGGGAGGCGCGCAGCACCACGGTGCCGTCCTCCGCGGCCGCGGCGGCGCGCAGCGACAGTTCCAGCGCGGGCGTGCCGTCGGGTCCGGTCGAGTCGACGACCTCGGCGAGCGCGCCGACGGGTGCCGTGCAGCCGGCCTCGAGGCGCGCCAGCACCGCGCGCTCGGCGACGACGGCGGCATGGGTGTCCGGATCGTCCAGCCGTCGGACGAGCTCCACCAGCGCCGCGTCGGCGCTGCGGCACTCGACGGCCAGGGCGCCCTGCGCCGGCGCGGGCAGCATCTGCAACGGATCGATCGTCTCGGTGATGAGCCCCGTGCGATCGGTGCGGTCCAGGCCGGCCCGCGCGAGGATCACCGCGTCGAGCTCGCCTTCGTCGACGCGCCCCAGGCGGCGCTCGAGGTTGCCCCGCAGCGGCTGCACGTCGAGCCCCAGGCCCAGCGCCCGCAGCTGCGCCACGCGGCGCGGCGCGGACGTGCCCACGCGGGCCCCGGAGGGCAGCTCGCCGAGCGTCATCCCGTCGCGGGCGACCAGGGCGTCGCGGGCGTCGGCGCGCGCCGGCACGGCGGCGATCGTGAGCCCCGGCTCGGCGGCAGTGGGCAGATCCTTGAACGAGTGCACGGCGATGTCGACCCGGTCGTCGCGGATGGCCTCGCGCAGCTCCGCGGTGAACACGCCCACGCCGATCTTCTCCACCGGGGACATGGACTTGTCGCCGGAGGTGCTGATGATCACGAGCTCCGCGGGGTGTCCGGCCGCGATGAGGGCGTCGCGCACGGTGCCGGCCTGGGTGCGGGCCAGCACGCTGCCGCGCGTGCCCACGCGGATGGGATCGGGGACGCCCGCCGCTCCTGCGGCCGCCGGGTGATCGGTCACAGTGTGCCCTCCTCTGCCAGGCTCTGATCAGCCGGTTCGACGTCGGTGGCGGACTCCGAGGAGCGCGCCACCGCGGCCGTCACGCCCGGCGCCAACTCGAACAGCTCGCGCAGCGCCTCCGCATAGGAACCCCCGCCGGGGGCCGCCGCGAGCTGCTTGACCCGCACCGTGGGCGCGTGCAGCAGCTTGTCGACGACGCGGCGCACCGTGCGCTCCACCTCCGTCTTCTCGGCGTCGGTGAGGCCCGGGGCCTTCGATTCGAGCCGCAGCAGCTCGCCCTGGACCACCTCGGCGGCACGCCGCCGCAGGGCGGTCACTGTGGGCGCCACCTCCGAGGCCCGCTGCTGCTCCAGGTAGGCGGCCAGCTCCGTGGCCACCAGTTCGCGCGCGGCGGACGCGTCGGCCTCGGCCGCCCCGGCGCCCGGGTCCTGCCGCAGCGTCTCGATGTCCAGCAGGTCCACGTCCGGCAGGCCCGCCACCGCGGGGTCGACGTCGCGCGGCAGGCCCAGGTCGCAGATCACCAGCGGAGTGTCGGCCGTGCGGCGGGTGAGCGCGGTGTGCACGTCGGCGACGGTCAGCACGGCACCGACGGAGCCGGTGCAGGTCACGACCACGTCGGCGGTGCGCACGGCCGCCGCGAGCCCGTCGAAGCCGGTCGCCTGCGAGGCCACGCCGGCCTCCGCGGCGGTCTCGGCCAGCCGGGCCGCGCGCTCGGCGGTGCGGTTGACCACCGTCACCTCGCCGATGCCGGCGCGGATCAGGTTGGCGACGGCCAGCCCGCCCATCGCACCCGCGCCGAGCACCACCGCCCGGCGGCCCGCCAGGCCCTCGAGGGCGCGTGGCCCGCCCAGCAGCGCCGCGGCACGCTCGAGCGCCACCGACACCACCGACGCGCCGGCGGAGTCGATGCCGGTCTCGCTGTGCACGCGCTTGCCCACGCGCAGCGCCTGCTGCGCCAGCTCGTGCACCGCGCGGCCGGCCACCTGCTGCGAGTCCGAGGCCGCGTAGGCGGTGCGGATCTGCCCCAGGATCTGCTGCTCGCCCACCACCATCGAGTCCAGGCCCGCGGCCACCGTGAACAGGTGCTCCACCGCGGATTCGCTGTAGCGCACGTACAGATGCGAGGTGAGCTCCTGCACGCTCATCCCCGAATGCTCCGCGAACAGCCCGCTGACCTCCGCGAGGCCGCCGTGGAACGCGTCGACGACGGCGTAGATCTCGATACGGTTGCAGGTGGAGACCACCATGGCCTCGGCGACGTGCGGACGTCGCACCAGCGCGTCCAGCAGTTTGGGGCGGTCCGCCTCCGACACCGCGGCGCGTTCGAGCGTGGATACCGGCGCGCTGCGGTGCGACATTCCGACCAGCAGAATGCTCATGCTGCGGCCACCTCCGACCCGTCGCCCGCCCGCTCCCGGACACCGGCGTGCCGGACGACGGTGCCGACCGGGCGTATGCGACTATTGGGGGCGCCGTGATCGCGGCGTCCGGCACAGTTCCTGCCGGGCGCTCCACCGGATCGGATGCCTCCGTCGGTGCCGCGCCGGCGGCCGGGGCGGGCCGGCGCAGGGCGGGCGGACGCTGGGCGTCGATCTGTCACGTCGCGGGCTCCTCGTGCAGCCGAAGTGAATGAGCGTCCGGGACGGGAGCGTCCGCCTGGCACGCTTGCGTGCGGCCCGTGGACCGTGACGCAACCGCGGCGGGCCTGGACGCGGCACCGCCGTCGGCATGATCGTGCATGCGGTACGGCGCTGCCCGGACACAGCCGCATAAACGCAGCTCTGACCCAGCACCCCGGTGCTTGGTTCACACCACGGTAACCGTTCGTCACCCCCGGCACAAAGTTGACGCGGCACGCCCCTACACGCTACGGCGGCGGCATCCGCACCCGGGTCCGCTACGGACCGCCGACCGCCGCCGCCTACCATGCGCCCGGGTCACCGCGGGGCGCCGACGGCCGGCCCCGCCGCGCCGCATGCAGCCGCGCCGGCCCCCGGGCTCAGCGGGCCAGGTCGGCGCGCAGCCGTTCCTCGTCGACCTCCCAGTAGCTGTGCTCCCGTCCGTCGAGCAGCACCACCGGGAGCCTGTCGCCGAACTCCGCGCGCAGCTCCGGCCGTCGCGCCGCCGCCGCGTCCACGTCCACCGCCGACGCGGCGATTCCGAACTCCTTGCACACCAAGTCAAGTCGCTCCCACGCTGCGTCGCAGCCGCCGCAGCCTTCGCGGGTGAGCAGTGTGACCTCGCGGCCTCCCGCCGCCGCTCCGTCGCCCGAATCCCGTTCCCTGCCCGCAGTGGCCACCGCCGTGCACCTTTCTCCCTGAACTCCGGTTCCGCCGCCGCGCCGGGCGGGACCCCAGTCAACCACCCCCGTCAACCGTCTCCCCGCGACCGCCTCCCCGCCGCCGCCCGCCCTCTCGCGGCCCGGCGGCGATCCGGCCCGGCCGCCGCAGGGCCGGATCGCCCCGCGGGCACGGAGATCATTGTCACAGCGCCCGCGGCCTGCGCGCGGTGCCGGGCGCCACGCGCCGCCCCGGCCGCGCCGCGCGCGTGCCGCGGCCCCGCACCCCGTAGCCGACGGTTACTGTTGGGGTGACCGTTCAGGTCCACGGCCCGCGTGGGGATGCGGACCCGCGACCGTCCCGAGCGGCCACCAGGATGCATGCGGATCAGGAGGATGCGGTGCCAGACCACCGGGAGCAGCCGGACCCGCAGGATTCCTCCGTGCGGCGCCGCCTCGCCCGCCTCAGCGCCCGCAACCCGCTGGGCCCCAGCCTGGGCGAGCTTCTGCAGAACCTCGCGGGCGAGGCCAGCGCCGACGCCGCGCATGCCCAGTTGGAGGCCGAATCCACCGACGACGCTGCGCCGGGCAGGCCGTCGGAAGGCACGCCGGCACGGACCCCCGCGCCGCGCGATCTCACCGCGGCCGCCTTCTTCGACGTGGACAACACCATGGTCCAGGGCGCCTCGATCATCCACTTCGCGCGCGGTCTCGCCTCCCGCGACTACATCGAACTGTCCGACATGGCGCAGTTCGGATGGCAGCAGCTCAAGTTCCGGGTCAGCGGCAAAGAGAACAGCGACGACGTGGCCAGCGGCAAGGAGAAGGCCCTGTCGTTCATCGCGGGACGCGAGACCGCGGAGTTCACCCGCCTCGGCGAGGAGATCTACGACGAGATCCTCGCCGACAAGGTCTGGTCGGGCACCCTGGAACTGGCCCGGCGGCACATCGACGCCGGGCAGCAGGTGTGGCTGGTCACCGCGACGCCGCAGGACCTGGCGCAGGTCATCGCCAAGCGCCTGGGCCTCACCGGCGCGCTGGGCACCGTGGTGGAGAGCGAGGACGGCGTGTTCACCGGCCGCCTCGTGGGCGACATCCTGCACGGGCTGGGCAAGGCGCACGCGGTGCGCGCGCTGGCCGTGCGCGAGGGGCTCGACCTCAAACGGTGCACCGCGTATTCGGACAGCCACAACGACGTGCCCATGCTCACCGCGGTCGGCACGGCCGTGGCCGTCAACCCGGACGCCGACCTGCGTGAACTGGCCCGCAATCGCGGCTGGGAGATCCACGACTTCCGCACCGGCCGCAAGGCGGCGAAGATCGGCGTGCCCACGGCGCTCGCGCTCGGGGCGATCGGCGGCGCCGCCGCGACCGTGTTGGGGCGCCGCGACCAGTCGGCGTGAGCCGGACGGCCCACCGCCCGACAGCATGCGGCGGGACAGCCCACGGCCGGGCCGACGCCGCCGTCAACCGAAGAAGACGTTCCGCCGCGTCGCGAGCAGCGTGTACAGCGTCTGCTGAATCCGCTCGCGCACCTGGTCGGTGAGGTCGAAGGTGATCATCGGGTCGTCGGCGGCCTGCTCGTCGTAGCCGTCGGTGGCGATGGGTTCGCCGAAGGCGATGTGCCATTTCGACGGCAGCGGGACGGCGCCCAACGGCCCGAGCAGCGGGAACAGCGGCGTGATCGGGAAGTACGGCAACCCCAGCAGCCGCGCGAGGGGCTTGATGTCGGCGAGCTTCGGGTAGATCTCCTCGGATCCGACGATGGACACCGGGATGATGGGCGCGCCGGTGCGCAGCGCCGAGGTCACGAAGCCGCCGCGGCCGAAACGCTGGAGCTTGTAGCGGTCCGCGAACGGCTTGCCCACGCCCTTGAACCCCTCCGGGAACACCGTGACCAGCGCGCCCTCCCGCAGCAGGCCGTCCGCGTCCGGGTGGCAGGCGAGCGTGTGCCCGGCCTTGCGGGAGAACGAGCCCAGCAGAGGCGTCTGGAATACCAGGTCGGCCGCGAGCATGCGGGTGGGCCGGTTCTGCGGGTGGTGGTCGTGCACGGCCACCGAGAGCATCAGGCCGTCTACGGGCACCGTGCCGGCGTGGTTGGCCACCAGCAGCGCCGCACCGTCCTCCGGCAGGTTCTCCACCCCGGACACCTCGACCCGGAACCACTTCTCGAACACGGGGCGCAGGGCGGGCAGGATCACCGACGAGTTCAGGTGCGGGTCGAAGCCGTAGTCGTCCACCTCGTAGTCGCCGGTCACGCGCCGGCGCAGGAACGTGAGGGCCTCTGCGATGTGGTCGGCCAACGCCGCGTGATCCGCCTCGCCGGACTGCCCGCCCGCGCGCAGCTGGTGCACCACCGGCGGGACGCCGGGGCCCCGCGCTCCGTCCGTCGACGCGCCCCGCGCCACGCCGCCGCGCCCCTCACCGCGCAGCGGAATGACCTTGGCCACCGCCGAATCCTCCACCTCGACTCCCATCGTCTCCGCTCCCGGCCTCCCGGCCGGTCGCGTTCCCTTCGCATGCGCCCCCGCGCACCACGTCCACGCTGTCACACCGCTTCCCCGCACCCTGCGGCGCACAACACCTTGCGGCGGCCCGGCGCCTCTGCCGACGCGGGGCCGTCCCGATCACACCGGCAGCCGTCGCGCCAGCGCGGTCAGCCGCTCCTCCCATCCGCGCACCACCGCCGGGTCGATCACCGGGTCCAGCGACCTGCCGCGGACGAAGTCGTCGAACGCGTCCACCGTGGACCAGCGCGGCGTGAATCCGAGCTCGGTGCGCATCCGCGTCGTATCGAGCACCACGCCCTGGCTCAGGAACCCGAGCTCCTCGTGCGAATAGTCCACCACCCGCGCGGCCCGCAGCGCCGAACCCACCACGCCCAGCATCGGCGACGGCAACGGGATGCCCAGCCGGCCCGCCCGCCGGACGGCCTGGGCGCCGGACATGGTGCCGTCGCCCGCGATGTTGAACGTGCCGTATGCGGGCGCGGCGACCGCGCACTCCAGCGCCCCCAGCGCGTCGTCCTCGTGCAGCAGTTGGATGCGCGGGTCGTATCCGAACACGCTGGGTACCAGCACCGCCCCGAAGTACCGCGTGAGCTCGGTGTCCATCCGCACGCCGATGAGCGGTGCGAAACGCAGGATGCTCACCTGCAGGTCGGAGCGGCGCCGACCCGCACCGCGCGCGTACGACTCGATCTCCACGCTGTCCCGGGAGAACCCGCCGCGCGGCGGGTTCTTCGGCGCCATCTCCTCACCGAAGCGCGCCGGATTGCGCGGGCTGTACCCGTAGACGGCCGACGTCGACCGCACCACCAACCGGCGCACCGTGGGAGCCTTCTGACAGGCGGCGAAAAGGTGCAGGGCGCCGATGACGTTCATGTCCTTCATCACCGCGCGCCCGCCGGCCTCCCCCGGCCGGGAGTGCACGTCGGTGTGGACGACCGTGTCCACCTCCGCGCCGCGGATGATCTTGCCGATCATCGGATTGCGGATGTCCGCCCGCACGAACTCCGCGCGGCCCAGCCGTCGGAGCATGTTCTTGCTGGGCGCGAGGCAGTCGACGGCGATGACGCGCTCGATCGTCGGGTGGGCGGCCAGCATGGCTGCGAGGGAACCGCCGAGAAAGCGGCTGGCTCCCGTCACGAGTACCGCCCTGGGCTCGCGCGGCGCGTCGGATTCACTCATCAGGTACAGAATAGCGGCCGCAGCGCGACGGCGGCCATATCCCGCCCGCTACCGGACGTGCATCACATTCCGCGCGGGTTCGCACCGGCGGGCCCGCACGGCAAAGCCGACCCGAAACGACCGGCGGCCCGGTCCACGATGGTGGACCGGGCCGCCGGAGCAGCGCGCGGCTGTCGATGCGCGACCGGACGCTCTACCGCCGGTGCGCGCGGATCACTTGCCGAGTTTGCGACGCTGCACCCGGGTGCGACGAAGCAGCTTGCGGTGCTTCTTCTTCGACATGCGCTTGCGGCGCTTCTTGATCACTGAACCCATACCGGGAATCCTCACTGCCTAGTACCTGGGGACCCGCACCGGTGCGGCGACCCTCGTGCACGAATCCATCGAGCGGACCCCGTGCTGCCGTGGCCGCGCACAGCGCCGGGCGCTGAGCGCGGCAAGCACGTGGTCCGGCGTCCTCTCCGGTGCACCGATCACTCGGTGACGCACCTGCCCGCGGGGCACCCGGCCCCACGCGACGCCCGCCGACAGCAGCCGAGGAAACCTCTCCACGGCACGACAATCGACAATGCTACCGCCGCGCGGACCGACCCTCGAACCGAGGTGCCGACGGGCGCCGGATCGCGCCCGCGCCGGCCCTGCTCCCGGACCTTCGGGACCCGATCCTGCCGTTCTAGCCGACGTCGAAGTACGACGACTGCAGATACTCGTGCACCGCCTTGGCGGGCACCCGGAACGAGCGCCCCACCCGCACCGACGGCAGTTCACCGCCGTGCAGGAGCCGATACACGGTCATCTTCGACACGCGCATCATCGTCGCCACCTCCGCGACGGTCAGGAAATTGGTGCCCGCCAGCGACGCCGGCTCTCCGGCGTCCGAGGAGCCCTGCGAGGCAGGCTTCGCCCCTCCGGCGGGCGGCTTGTCAGATGACGCCATTGGTTCACATCCTCCGGCACGCGTCGCGCCGCCGGCTTCCCCTCCGGCGGACCTGACACGCACGTGCTACCCCGCAGCCTAACGGTAATCGTGGTGTCGCTGCGACGCGTGTGACGAATCCGCGGTGAATGCCCTGCTCGGCGGGGTCACGGCGGGATCACGGCCCGGCCACCGCACGGCCTCGGGAGGCGGCGTCCCCGCGTCGGATCAGGAGCCGTCCTCCTGCACCGCACCCAGCGCCGCGGAGCGGTCGCGCACCACCGCCATCGCCTCGAAGAACGCCGAGCGCAGGCCGTCCTTCTCGAACTGCCGGATCGCCGCCGCGGTGGTGCCGCCGGGCGACATGACGGCGGCGCGGAGCTCGGTGGCGGTCTCCCCGGACTCGGCGAGCATCGCGCCCGCGCCGACGAGCGTCTGGATCGCCAGATCGCGGGCGACGGGCCGGGTGAGCCCCAGCGCGACCCCCGAATCGACCATGGCCTCGATCGCCAGGAAGAAGTACGCGGGCCCCGAGCCGGAAACCGCCGTCACCGCGTCCATCGACGACTCCTTGACCCGGCGGACCATGCCGACGGCGCCCATGAGCTCCTCGACCAGATCCATGTGCACGGCGGTGGCGTGCCGGCCCGGCGTGATGGCGCTGGCGCCCTGCCCCACGAGCATCGGGGTGTTGGGCATCACGCGCACCACCGCGGTGCCGGCGGGCAGCAGCTGCTCGAACCGCGCCGTGGTGATGCCGGCGGCCAGCGACACGATGAGCTGGTCGTCGTCGCTGGTCTCCTGGTACTCGGCCACCTCCGCGAGGACCGAGTCCACATCGTTGGGCTTGACGGCCACGACGAGCACGGCGGCCCCCTCCGCGGCGTCCGCGATGCTCTGGGTGACCCGGATGCCGTACTCCGAGGCCAGCTCACGGCCGCGAGCCTCGAAGCGCTCCGTGATCACCAGGTCACGCGCCTGCCTTCCACCCGCCAGCAGGCCCGACACCAGTGCTTCACCGATCCGGCCGCCGCCGACCACAGCAATTCTCGTCATGCCCCTCAGCCTGCCACGCGCGCCGCGGATCCATGCGGCCGCCCGCGCGACCGGTCCACGCCGCGCCGGCCGGTGGAATCCGCCGCGGGTCAGTCGGCGCGCTGCGGGCGCGGGCGCGCCAGGTGCGTGCGGGCGAACGCCAGCGAATCCGCCAGCACGGCCGCCCGCTCGTCGCGCGTGCGCACGTTCTGCGTCGTGATCTCCAGCACCACCTGACCGGCGAAGCGCTGCGCCGCAAGCCGCCGGCACAGTTCCGCGCAGGGCTGGTCGCCCGCGCCCGGCGGCAGGTGCTCGTCCGTGTACGCGCCGCGGCCGTCCGCCAGGTGTACGTGCGCCAGCCCGTCGCCCATCCGGTCCGCCAGCTCCAGCGCGTCCATGCCCGCGGTGGCCGTATGCGACAGATCCAGCGTGAAGTGCCGGTGGTCCACCTCCGTCGGATCGTGTCCGGGCGCGAAGGCCGAGATCGCCGCCCCCGCGCCCCCGCGCTTGCGGAGCCGCTGGACCGAACCCTCCTTGTTGCTCATGAACCGGTCCGCCCGGAACGGATACATGTTCTCCACCGCG is a window from the Tomitella gaofuii genome containing:
- the hemC gene encoding hydroxymethylbilane synthase, with protein sequence MTDHPAAAGAAGVPDPIRVGTRGSVLARTQAGTVRDALIAAGHPAELVIISTSGDKSMSPVEKIGVGVFTAELREAIRDDRVDIAVHSFKDLPTAAEPGLTIAAVPARADARDALVARDGMTLGELPSGARVGTSAPRRVAQLRALGLGLDVQPLRGNLERRLGRVDEGELDAVILARAGLDRTDRTGLITETIDPLQMLPAPAQGALAVECRSADAALVELVRRLDDPDTHAAVVAERAVLARLEAGCTAPVGALAEVVDSTGPDGTPALELSLRAAAAAEDGTVVLRASRVGPVADAESLGLGVADELLEMGAADLMADRPGGAPGAGVPG
- a CDS encoding glutamyl-tRNA reductase codes for the protein MSILLVGMSHRSAPVSTLERAAVSEADRPKLLDALVRRPHVAEAMVVSTCNRIEIYAVVDAFHGGLAEVSGLFAEHSGMSVQELTSHLYVRYSESAVEHLFTVAAGLDSMVVGEQQILGQIRTAYAASDSQQVAGRAVHELAQQALRVGKRVHSETGIDSAGASVVSVALERAAALLGGPRALEGLAGRRAVVLGAGAMGGLAVANLIRAGIGEVTVVNRTAERAARLAETAAEAGVASQATGFDGLAAAVRTADVVVTCTGSVGAVLTVADVHTALTRRTADTPLVICDLGLPRDVDPAVAGLPDVDLLDIETLRQDPGAGAAEADASAARELVATELAAYLEQQRASEVAPTVTALRRRAAEVVQGELLRLESKAPGLTDAEKTEVERTVRRVVDKLLHAPTVRVKQLAAAPGGGSYAEALRELFELAPGVTAAVARSSESATDVEPADQSLAEEGTL
- a CDS encoding glutaredoxin family protein, with translation MATAGRERDSGDGAAAGGREVTLLTREGCGGCDAAWERLDLVCKEFGIAASAVDVDAAAARRPELRAEFGDRLPVVLLDGREHSYWEVDEERLRADLAR
- a CDS encoding HAD family hydrolase, whose translation is MPDHREQPDPQDSSVRRRLARLSARNPLGPSLGELLQNLAGEASADAAHAQLEAESTDDAAPGRPSEGTPARTPAPRDLTAAAFFDVDNTMVQGASIIHFARGLASRDYIELSDMAQFGWQQLKFRVSGKENSDDVASGKEKALSFIAGRETAEFTRLGEEIYDEILADKVWSGTLELARRHIDAGQQVWLVTATPQDLAQVIAKRLGLTGALGTVVESEDGVFTGRLVGDILHGLGKAHAVRALAVREGLDLKRCTAYSDSHNDVPMLTAVGTAVAVNPDADLRELARNRGWEIHDFRTGRKAAKIGVPTALALGAIGGAAATVLGRRDQSA
- a CDS encoding lysophospholipid acyltransferase family protein, whose translation is MGVEVEDSAVAKVIPLRGEGRGGVARGASTDGARGPGVPPVVHQLRAGGQSGEADHAALADHIAEALTFLRRRVTGDYEVDDYGFDPHLNSSVILPALRPVFEKWFRVEVSGVENLPEDGAALLVANHAGTVPVDGLMLSVAVHDHHPQNRPTRMLAADLVFQTPLLGSFSRKAGHTLACHPDADGLLREGALVTVFPEGFKGVGKPFADRYKLQRFGRGGFVTSALRTGAPIIPVSIVGSEEIYPKLADIKPLARLLGLPYFPITPLFPLLGPLGAVPLPSKWHIAFGEPIATDGYDEQAADDPMITFDLTDQVRERIQQTLYTLLATRRNVFFG
- a CDS encoding NAD-dependent epimerase/dehydratase family protein; the protein is MSESDAPREPRAVLVTGASRFLGGSLAAMLAAHPTIERVIAVDCLAPSKNMLRRLGRAEFVRADIRNPMIGKIIRGAEVDTVVHTDVHSRPGEAGGRAVMKDMNVIGALHLFAACQKAPTVRRLVVRSTSAVYGYSPRNPARFGEEMAPKNPPRGGFSRDSVEIESYARGAGRRRSDLQVSILRFAPLIGVRMDTELTRYFGAVLVPSVFGYDPRIQLLHEDDALGALECAVAAPAYGTFNIAGDGTMSGAQAVRRAGRLGIPLPSPMLGVVGSALRAARVVDYSHEELGFLSQGVVLDTTRMRTELGFTPRWSTVDAFDDFVRGRSLDPVIDPAVVRGWEERLTALARRLPV
- a CDS encoding 30S ribosomal protein bS22, translated to MGSVIKKRRKRMSKKKHRKLLRRTRVQRRKLGK
- a CDS encoding helix-turn-helix domain-containing protein, with product MASSDKPPAGGAKPASQGSSDAGEPASLAGTNFLTVAEVATMMRVSKMTVYRLLHGGELPSVRVGRSFRVPAKAVHEYLQSSYFDVG
- the proC gene encoding pyrroline-5-carboxylate reductase, producing MTRIAVVGGGRIGEALVSGLLAGGRQARDLVITERFEARGRELASEYGIRVTQSIADAAEGAAVLVVAVKPNDVDSVLAEVAEYQETSDDDQLIVSLAAGITTARFEQLLPAGTAVVRVMPNTPMLVGQGASAITPGRHATAVHMDLVEELMGAVGMVRRVKESSMDAVTAVSGSGPAYFFLAIEAMVDSGVALGLTRPVARDLAIQTLVGAGAMLAESGETATELRAAVMSPGGTTAAAIRQFEKDGLRSAFFEAMAVVRDRSAALGAVQEDGS
- a CDS encoding sugar phosphate isomerase/epimerase family protein; this translates as MGLSTASVYPQTTESAFQYAAQLGFDGIELMVWAEAASQDPYAVSALIDRHQVPVLALHAPCLLISQRVWGSDPIPRLDRAVQVARQVGATTVVVHPPFRWQRAYARGFAAQVARLEDTHGIVVAVENMYPFRADRFMSNKEGSVQRLRKRGGAGAAISAFAPGHDPTEVDHRHFTLDLSHTATAGMDALELADRMGDGLAHVHLADGRGAYTDEHLPPGAGDQPCAELCRRLAAQRFAGQVVLEITTQNVRTRDERAAVLADSLAFARTHLARPRPQRAD